GGAACAAATGTTATGGATATCCAGCTTATAGGAAAAATTTAGACTGCTTCAACCCTCTTTATCTCTGGTATCTTTTTCTTCAAATTTTTTTCAATTCCCATCTGGAGCGTCATTTTTGAAAAGGGGCAGCCTGCACATGTTCCAGTGAGGCGAAGCTTAACTATGCCGTTTTTTTCATCAACATCAACAAGCTCAACATCGCCGCCGTCAGCCTGCAAAGAAGGGCGTATTTCATCAAGAGCTTTTTCTACCTTTTCTTTCATATTAATCAAGATTTATGCACTCATTAGGGCAAACTTCAACGCAATGTCCGCATTCAATGCAAGCACTTTCATCTACAACAGCAAAGCTTTGAATTGTTATTGCTCCAACTGGGCATTCTTCTGCACAGCTTCCACATGCAACACAACAATCTGAATTTACTTTTGCTGGCATGAAAGGATATTTTCTCTTTGTATTTATATTTTTGG
Above is a window of Thermoplasmatales archaeon DNA encoding:
- a CDS encoding NifU family protein, whose translation is MKEKVEKALDEIRPSLQADGGDVELVDVDEKNGIVKLRLTGTCAGCPFSKMTLQMGIEKNLKKKIPEIKRVEAV
- a CDS encoding 4Fe-4S binding protein, coding for MPAKVNSDCCVACGSCAEECPVGAITIQSFAVVDESACIECGHCVEVCPNECINLD